One Chordicoccus furentiruminis DNA window includes the following coding sequences:
- the casB gene encoding type I-E CRISPR-associated protein Cse2/CasB: MNNVKQSEAIRRYVQSRLIYLQSIAGMGSGKAELARLRRGTGKSPGELPELWGIFLEDLPTGLQGTGKQPGRSEWSVYTVLTLYAVHQQGQNQSMYLEGNTLGKAIRQLVPTADQDAEMRVLRRFNQMATSSDMLELSYHLRGIIELLRSESIPLDYVDLAEDLYWYQDEERRTSVRLKWGRAYYQFKQNEKEEKSDE, encoded by the coding sequence GTGAATAATGTGAAACAAAGCGAAGCGATCAGGAGGTATGTGCAAAGCAGGCTGATCTATCTGCAGAGCATTGCAGGAATGGGTTCCGGAAAGGCGGAGCTGGCCCGGCTCAGGAGGGGAACCGGTAAAAGCCCGGGTGAATTGCCCGAGCTTTGGGGAATCTTTCTGGAGGATCTTCCGACAGGGCTTCAGGGAACGGGGAAACAGCCGGGCCGTTCCGAGTGGTCCGTTTATACCGTGCTTACGCTGTATGCGGTTCATCAGCAAGGCCAGAATCAGTCGATGTATCTGGAGGGAAATACACTCGGCAAGGCGATTCGCCAGCTTGTGCCGACAGCTGATCAGGATGCCGAGATGAGAGTTCTCAGAAGGTTTAACCAGATGGCGACTTCTTCCGATATGCTGGAATTGTCCTATCATCTGCGGGGGATTATCGAATTGCTCCGCTCAGAAAGCATACCGCTGGATTATGTTGATCTGGCTGAAGATCTGTACTGGTATCAGGACGAGGAAAGAAGAACATCTGTGCGGTTAAAGTGGGGACGCGCGTACTATCAATTCAAACAGAATGAGAAAGAGGAGAAGAGTGATGAGTGA